The Pseudomonas sp. R4-35-07 nucleotide sequence GTAGTACGGGTCATTGGGTTTCGGCGACGGGGCGACACAGCCCGCAAGCACGGCGATCCCACTCAATGCCAGAACAGAAACAATGCGATTCATGACCCTAACCTCACGGTGTTGCAGGCGCTTTCAAGGGCGCCCCATAGACTGATTACAGATTCTGCGTTACGAACGAAAGCATCTGGTCGGCGGTGGAAATCACCTTGGAGTTCATCTCGTAGGCGCGCTGGGTGGTGATCATGTTGACCATCTCCTCAACCGTGCTGACGTTGGAGGTTTCCAGGGTGCTTTGCAGCGTGGTGCCGAAACCGTTCAGGCCAGGGGTGCCGATTTGCGGCGCGCCGCTGGAAGCGGTTTCCAGGAACAGGTTGTTGCCCATGGCCTGCAGGCCGGCCGGGTTGATGAAGTCGGCGGTTTGCAGGTTGCCTATCACTTGCGACGCAGGGTTGCCGGCCACGGTGATGGACACGGTGCCGTCGTTGCCGACGGTGAAGGTCTTGGCGTCTGCCGGGACCACCACGGCTGGCTCCAGGGCAAAACCATTGGCGGTCACGATCTGGCCGTTGGAGTCCAGGTGGAAGGTACCGTCACGGGTGTAGGAGGTCGTGCCATCCGGTTGCAGGATCTGGAAGAAGCCACGGCCATTGATCGCCATGTCCAGCGGCTGGCCGGTCTGTTGCAGGTTACCGGCGCTGAAGTTTTTCTGGGTGCCGACGATCTGCACACCGGTACCCAGTTGCAGGCCCGACGGCAGTTCGCTGTCCTGGGTCGACTGGGCGCCCGGCTGGCGCTTGATCTGATAGAGCAAGTCCTGGAATTCGGCGCGATCACGTTTGAAACCCGTGGTCGACACGTTCGCCAGGTTGTTGGAAATGGTGGTCAGGTTAGTGTCCTGGGCGGACAGGCCTGTCTTGGCAACCCATAGAGCCGGAAGCATGCTGTTCTCCTTCGTGCGCCTGTTTGTTGGCGCCGTGCTGCGCTGTTTATTTAAAAGCCAATCAAGGCTGTTAGCTCATCTGCAAGACGCGGGTCATGGCCTGGTCATCTTCTTTGGCGGTGTTCATCATCTTGATGTGCAGCTCGAACTGCTTGGAGAGCGCCAGTACCGCGGTCATTTCCTCAACCGCATTGACGTTGCTCGCCTGCAGGAAGCCCGAGGTCAGCTTGACGTTCGCGTCGGCCTGGGCCGGCTGGCCATCCTTGGTGTGGATGGTGCCGTCCAAGCCTTTGTTCATGTTCTTGAGGTCGGGCTGGACCAGCTTGATACGGTCCACTTCGGCCATCACCCGCGGGCCTTCGCCCATGGCGCGGATGCTGATGGTGCCGTCGGCGCCCACTTCGATTTTCTGCTGGGGCGGCACGGCAATCGGGCCGCCGTTGCCCATGATCGGCATACCGTTGCCGGCCCGCAGAACACCGAGCGCATCCACGTTCATGCTGGCGCTGCGCACGTAGGCTTCGCTGCCATCCGGGGTTTGCACGGCCATCCAGCCGTCGCCGCTGACGGCCACGTCCAGGTCACGCCCGGTTTCGATCATCGCGCCGGGCGTGAAGTCGGTGGCTGGCCGTTCGGTCAGGGCAAAAGCCCGCGCCGGAAAGCTGTCACCGAACACCGGCATCGACCGCGCCTGCTCCAGGTCGCGCTGGAAACCGTTGGTGGAAATGTTCGCCAGATTGTTGGCATGGGCCTTCTGCGCCAGAGCATTCTGGCTGGCGCCGGTCATTGCCACGTAAAGGTACTTGTCCACGCTCTATCCTCTTTCTGACGGACGCTTGCCGTCCACCGCTGTACTGATGAGGCTTAAGCAATTTGCGAACCAACTTTTCAAAATTGGCTAAAGCGCAGGCGGGACGGGGGTTTGCGGGTATGCGGCAAGATTTAGAGCGTGGATGAGAGTCGAAAAAACGGCGGACTACTGCCGCTCACGGCAAGCCTCGGCCTTGTAGACGACACAAATCCAATGTGGGAGGGGGCTTGCTCCCGATGGCGGTGGGTCAGTTCATCATTCTGTGGCTGACACACCGCTATCGGGAGCAAGCCCCCTCCCACAGTTTTGGACCAATTTGTGCCAGTTGTTATTTGCCAGCCTTGAGGATTTCGTAATCGCGCAGTTTGTTGGCGATGGTGGTGTGGGATACGTCCAGGCGCTTGCCCAGCTGCCGGCTGCTCGGATGCTCGGCATACAGCGCTTCGAGCACGGCCTTTTCAAACCGCCCGACGATGGCGTCCAACCCGCCTTCCAGCGAGAAATCACCAAGCGGCTGGCGCACGCCGTAATCCGGCAAGCGAATATGCTCAAGCTTGACCGTCCCGCCCTCGCACAGCGAAACCGCCTGGAACAGCACGTTTTCCAACTGCCGCACATTGCCCGGCCAGTGATAGTGGCTGAGTTTGTCCATCGCGGCCGGCGCCAATTTGGGCAGTGGGCAACCGATCTGCCGACTGGCTTGATCGAGGAAGTGCTCGACCAATGGCCCGAGGCCGTCCAGGCATTCGCGCAAGGGCGGGATATGCAGCGACAGTACGTTCAAGCGGTGATACAGGTCCTGGCGAAATTCGCCACGGGCGCACAGTTCGGACAAGTCGACCTGGGTCGCGCAGATCACCCGCACGTCGAGGTACACCTCTTCATCACTGCCGACGCGACGAAAGCACCCGTCCTGCAGAAAGCGCAGCAGTTTTACCTGCAGGCGTGCACTCATTTCCCCCACCCCATCGAGAAACAACGTGCCGCCCGCGGTCAGTTCCAGCAGCCCGAGCTTGCCTTCGGCCCGTGCGCCTTCGAACGCGCCGGGGCCGTAGCCAAACAGCTCGGTCTCGGCCATCGACTCAGGCAAGCCCGCACAGTTGAGCGCCATCAATGGCGACTGGCCGCGCGGGCTGGCGAGGTGACAGGCACGGGCCAGCAGTTCCTTGCCGGTTCCGGTTTCGCCTTCTATTAATAGCGGTGCATCCAGCGGCGCCATGCGCCGGGCTTCGCGCACCACGGCGGCCATCACCTTGGAACTCTGGAAGATGCTGTCGAAGCCGCGCAGTTCCTGCTTGCGCACGTTGTAGATACGCTCGCCCACCCGGTCGGCGCGGTGCAGGGTCAACACCGCGCCGGCCATGGCTTCGCTGTCATCGTGTTCGGAAGATTGCAGCGGCGCAATATCCGCCAGGAACACATCGCCCTTGACCTTGACCCGCAGCCCGTTGATCCGCGACTTGCTGGCGCGCACCAGTTCCGGCAAGTCGAAGTCTTCGGCGTAGCGCGACAGGGGAATGCCCGGCACTTCGTCCACCCGCACCCCGAGCAACTGCGCCGCCGCACGGTTGGCCGCAACGATGGAGCCGCCCATGTCGATGGACAGCACCGGAAACTCCAGGGCCCCCAGCAGCGCATTGAGTTCCATGTGCCGACGCTCGCTGGGCATCAGCCCTACCCTTTTCACGCCGAATACCCCGGCGATCGCCTCGAACTGCGGGCGCAGCGCCTGGAACTGCATGTTCACCAGGTTTGGGCAGAACAGGTAGATGGCATTGCCATGCTCGCCGCCGACCTCGCCCTTGGCGACGTTCACGCCGTACTCCACCAACAGGTTGAGGATGTCCCGCAGGATGCCGATGCGGTTCTGGCAATGCACTTTGATACGCATGAAAAGGCCCGAAAAGTGGGTAGGCGCCGCGTCTTTTTGCCGCTGGGCGCAGATAGTCGTCAAGATTATGTGACAGCTCGGGCGCTTTTCCCAGCCTAAGGCAACGACGAGCGTCGCACCCGTAACGAATAGTTTACAAAATTCGGTAATTTTTCCTACTCAAAGGCCTTTGAAGCCGCTGAAAACCTGCGCTACGCGGGTTATCAATAGACACACAGCAGGACATAACAAGAACGAATGCCTAGCAGGAGAACCGTATGAAGCAGACGCACTACGTGGCCCGCGAGCCCGATGCGCAAGGTTTTATCCACTACCCGCCGGAAGAACACGCGGTGTGGAACACCCTTATCACACGCCAGTTGAAAGTGATCGAGGGCCGTGCCTGCCAGGAATACCTGGACGGCATCGACAAGCTTGGCCTGCCCCTGGATCGCATCCCACAGTTGGGCGAGATCAACAAAGTGCTGGCCGACACCACCGGCTGGCAAGTCGCCCGCGTGCCGGCGCTGATCCCCTTCCAGACCTTCTTCGAATTGCTTGCCAGCAAGCAGTTTCCGGTGGCGACCTTCATTCGTACCCGTGAGGAACTGGACTACCTGCAAGAGCCGGATATTTTCCACGAGATCTTTGGTCACTGCCCGCTGCTGACCAACCCCTGGTTCGCCGAATTCACCCACACCTACGGCAAGCTCGGCCTGGCGGCCACCAAGGAGCAGCGGGTGTACCTGGCGCGTCTGTATTGGATGACCATCGAGTTTGGCTTGGTGGATACCCCAGAAGGCCGGCGCATCTACGGTGGCGGTATTCTGTCATCGCCCAAGGAAAGCGTGTATTGCCTGTCGGACGAGCCTGAACACCAGGCCTTCGACCCGCTGGAGGCGATGCGCACGCCGTATCGCATCGACATCCTGCAGCCGCTGTACTTCGTGCTGCCCGAGCTCAAGCGCCTGTTCGACGTGGCGCAGGAAGACATCATGGGCATGGTCGAGCGCGGTATGCAGTTGGGCCTGCACGCCCCGCTCTTTACCCCAAAAGCAGCCACCCAAACCCAAAGCCGCGTGAACCTTGTGTTTTAACGCCAGGTGAGTCTGTTCCCTGGCCCCGCGTTGCTTTAGGGTAACGCCACTGACCTTCAATCATTCGAATTCAGGACACCTTCATGACCACCTTGAACCAAGCCCATTGCGAAGCCTGCCGCGCCGACGCCCCACAAGTCAGCGATGAAGAACTGCCGGTGCTGATCAAACAGATCCCGGACTGGAACATCGAAGTGCGCGACGGCGTGATGCAATTGGAAAAGGTTTTCCTGTTCAAGAACTTCAAGTTCGCCCTGGCCTTCACTAACGCCGTGGGTGAAATCTCCGAAGCCG carries:
- a CDS encoding sigma-54-dependent transcriptional regulator, yielding MRIKVHCQNRIGILRDILNLLVEYGVNVAKGEVGGEHGNAIYLFCPNLVNMQFQALRPQFEAIAGVFGVKRVGLMPSERRHMELNALLGALEFPVLSIDMGGSIVAANRAAAQLLGVRVDEVPGIPLSRYAEDFDLPELVRASKSRINGLRVKVKGDVFLADIAPLQSSEHDDSEAMAGAVLTLHRADRVGERIYNVRKQELRGFDSIFQSSKVMAAVVREARRMAPLDAPLLIEGETGTGKELLARACHLASPRGQSPLMALNCAGLPESMAETELFGYGPGAFEGARAEGKLGLLELTAGGTLFLDGVGEMSARLQVKLLRFLQDGCFRRVGSDEEVYLDVRVICATQVDLSELCARGEFRQDLYHRLNVLSLHIPPLRECLDGLGPLVEHFLDQASRQIGCPLPKLAPAAMDKLSHYHWPGNVRQLENVLFQAVSLCEGGTVKLEHIRLPDYGVRQPLGDFSLEGGLDAIVGRFEKAVLEALYAEHPSSRQLGKRLDVSHTTIANKLRDYEILKAGK
- the phhA gene encoding phenylalanine 4-monooxygenase yields the protein MKQTHYVAREPDAQGFIHYPPEEHAVWNTLITRQLKVIEGRACQEYLDGIDKLGLPLDRIPQLGEINKVLADTTGWQVARVPALIPFQTFFELLASKQFPVATFIRTREELDYLQEPDIFHEIFGHCPLLTNPWFAEFTHTYGKLGLAATKEQRVYLARLYWMTIEFGLVDTPEGRRIYGGGILSSPKESVYCLSDEPEHQAFDPLEAMRTPYRIDILQPLYFVLPELKRLFDVAQEDIMGMVERGMQLGLHAPLFTPKAATQTQSRVNLVF
- a CDS encoding flagellar basal body rod protein FlgF, whose product is MDKYLYVAMTGASQNALAQKAHANNLANISTNGFQRDLEQARSMPVFGDSFPARAFALTERPATDFTPGAMIETGRDLDVAVSGDGWMAVQTPDGSEAYVRSASMNVDALGVLRAGNGMPIMGNGGPIAVPPQQKIEVGADGTISIRAMGEGPRVMAEVDRIKLVQPDLKNMNKGLDGTIHTKDGQPAQADANVKLTSGFLQASNVNAVEEMTAVLALSKQFELHIKMMNTAKEDDQAMTRVLQMS
- a CDS encoding 4a-hydroxytetrahydrobiopterin dehydratase, whose product is MTTLNQAHCEACRADAPQVSDEELPVLIKQIPDWNIEVRDGVMQLEKVFLFKNFKFALAFTNAVGEISEAEGHHPGLLTEWGKVTVTWWSHSIKGLHRNDFIMAARTDEVANSAEGRK
- the flgG gene encoding flagellar basal-body rod protein FlgG, yielding MLPALWVAKTGLSAQDTNLTTISNNLANVSTTGFKRDRAEFQDLLYQIKRQPGAQSTQDSELPSGLQLGTGVQIVGTQKNFSAGNLQQTGQPLDMAINGRGFFQILQPDGTTSYTRDGTFHLDSNGQIVTANGFALEPAVVVPADAKTFTVGNDGTVSITVAGNPASQVIGNLQTADFINPAGLQAMGNNLFLETASSGAPQIGTPGLNGFGTTLQSTLETSNVSTVEEMVNMITTQRAYEMNSKVISTADQMLSFVTQNL